A stretch of the Leopardus geoffroyi isolate Oge1 chromosome B2, O.geoffroyi_Oge1_pat1.0, whole genome shotgun sequence genome encodes the following:
- the ZNF322 gene encoding zinc finger protein 322, producing MCASEERYNQRTQKRKLYHVCPQKGKKIFIHVHEITQIDDQLYQCLEREQNLCERLALIMCERSHTGEKPYRCDMCEKTFVQSSELLSHQRVHNYEKPYKCSKCEKSFWHHLALSGHQRTHAGKKFYTCDICGKNFGQSSDLLVHQRSHTGEKPYLCSECDKCFSRSTNLIRHRRTHTGEKPFKCLECEKAFSGKSDLISHQRTHTGERPYKCNKCEKSYRHRSAFIVHKRVHTGEKPYKCGACEKCFGQKSDLIVHQRVHTGEKPYKCLECMRSFTRSANLIRHQATHTHTFKCLEYEKSFSCGSDLIVHQRIHMDEKPPQWSTCEGGFLLGMDFVAQQKMRTQTEELRYKYSVCDKSFHQSPALLQHQTIHIGEKPYICNMGDKGLELSPPHASEASQMS from the coding sequence ATGTGCGCTTCGGAAGAGAGATATAATCAGAGAACtcagaaaaggaaactatatCATGTATGCCCTCAGAAGGgtaaaaagatttttattcatGTGCACGAGATTACGCAAATAGATGATCAGCTATACCAGTGCCTTGAACGTGAGCAAAACTTGTGTGAACGCTTAGCTCTTATTATGTGTGAGAGATcccacactggggagaaaccTTACAGATGTGATATGTGTGAGAAAACCTTCGTCCAAAGCTCAGAGCTGCTTTCACACCAGAGGGTCCACAATTACGAGAAACCTTATAAATGCAGCAAATGCGAGAAGAGCTTCTGGCATCACTTAGCCCTCTCGGGACACCAGAGGACACACGCAGGTAAAAAATTCTATACCTGTGACATCTGTGGCAAGAATTTCGGCCAGAGCTCCGACCTGCTTGTCCACCAGCGAAGCCATACAGGCGAGAAGCCGTATCTGTGTAGCGAGTGTGATAAATGCTTCAGTCGAAGCACGAACCTCATAAGGCACCGAAGAACTCACACGGGTGAGAAGCCGTTTAAGTGTCTGGAGTGTGAAAAGGCTTTTAGTGGGAAGTCAGACCTCATCAGCCACCAGAGAACTCATACTGGCGAAAGGCCCTATAAATGCAACAAGTGTGAGAAAAGTTACCGACACCGTTCAGCCTTCATTGTTCATAAAAGAGTTCACACTGGGGAGAAGCCCTATAAGTGTGGCGCCTGTGAGAAGTGCTTTGGCCAGAAATCAGACCTGATTGTACATCAGAGAGTCCATACGGGCGAGAAGCCGTATAAGTGCTTGGAGTGCATGAGAAGCTTCACGCGGAGCGCTAACCTGATCAGGCATCAGGCAACTCACACTCACACTTTCAAATGCCTCGAATATGAGAAAAGCTTCAGCTGTGGCTCAGACCTTATTGtgcatcagagaattcacatGGACGAGAAACCGCCCCAGTGGTCTACATGTGAGGGTGGCTTCCTCCTAGGCATGGACTTCGTGGCCCAGCAGAAAATGCGAACTCAGACCGAAGAGCTGCGTTACAAGTACAGCGTGTGCGATAAAAGCTTCCACCAGAGCCCAGCCCTTCTGCAACATCAGACAATCCACATCGGTGAAAAACCGTATATCTGTAATATGGGTGACAAGGGTCTTGAGCTCAGCCCTCCCCATGCATCCGAAGCCTCACAGATGTCTTGA